A stretch of Thermococcus bergensis DNA encodes these proteins:
- a CDS encoding pyruvate/oxaloacetate carboxyltransferase — protein sequence MVEIIDTTFRDAHQSLIATRLSTEDMLPIAEKMDKIGFYSMEVWGGATFDAALRFLREDPWERLKLLREHIKKTKLQMLLRGQNLVGYRHYPDDVVEKFVELAHKNGIDIFRVFDALNDVRNMKTAIKKAKEVGAEVQGTISYTTGKIFTLEYYLQKVDELIELDVDYITIKDMAALLDPQTAHNLVKEIKDRYGIKVNVHTHATSSLASATYLKAVEAGADLIDTSIYPLANGTAQPAIQSIYYALKGENKPKLDMKLIFEISRYLRKILEEKYDHLLNKRALHGDPNVLVHQIPGGMYSNLISQLREMKALDKLDEVLEEVPRIREELGYPPLVTPTSQIVGTQAVFNVLFGRYKMITEETKNYVKGLYGRPPAPIKEEIKKLILGDEEPITVRPADLLEPMLEKARKELKEKGFLEKEEDVVTYCLFPQVALEFFELRKQGKLKPVEEKPKGKVIKVYVGGREYEIGVEGVNLEGLFISAYVPSEAPTLAQAPSAPAPATASAPVPSASVGVPSAPAPAAGENVVSAPMPGKILRVLVREGDEVRVGQGLLVLEAMKMENEIPSPRDGVVKRILVKEGDTVDTGQPLIELT from the coding sequence ATGGTTGAGATAATTGACACCACATTTAGGGATGCTCATCAGTCACTTATTGCTACTAGGCTATCAACAGAAGATATGCTTCCAATAGCCGAAAAAATGGATAAAATTGGCTTTTACTCTATGGAAGTATGGGGAGGAGCGACCTTCGACGCAGCCCTAAGGTTCCTACGGGAAGACCCTTGGGAAAGGCTAAAACTCCTAAGGGAGCACATAAAGAAAACAAAACTTCAGATGCTGCTTAGAGGGCAAAACCTGGTCGGCTACAGACATTATCCGGATGATGTTGTGGAAAAATTCGTTGAGCTGGCACATAAAAATGGTATTGACATTTTTAGGGTTTTTGATGCCCTAAATGACGTTAGAAACATGAAGACCGCAATCAAAAAAGCCAAGGAAGTTGGGGCAGAGGTTCAGGGGACGATAAGCTATACTACCGGGAAGATATTCACTTTGGAATATTATCTTCAGAAAGTTGATGAGCTGATTGAGCTTGACGTTGATTATATTACAATCAAGGATATGGCTGCCCTTTTGGATCCCCAAACGGCTCACAATCTTGTGAAAGAAATCAAAGACCGCTACGGAATAAAGGTTAATGTTCACACCCATGCAACGAGCAGTTTGGCCTCTGCAACTTACTTAAAAGCAGTTGAGGCTGGAGCTGACTTAATAGACACCTCGATTTATCCACTGGCCAATGGAACAGCCCAGCCTGCAATTCAGAGCATTTATTATGCCCTAAAAGGTGAGAACAAGCCCAAACTTGATATGAAGTTAATCTTCGAGATTTCTAGGTATCTGAGGAAGATTCTTGAAGAAAAATACGATCACCTACTGAACAAAAGGGCTCTTCATGGAGATCCAAACGTTTTAGTTCACCAAATTCCCGGCGGTATGTATTCAAACCTTATCTCCCAGCTCAGAGAAATGAAGGCTCTCGATAAGCTTGATGAAGTTCTAGAGGAAGTACCGAGAATTAGGGAGGAACTCGGCTATCCACCTTTAGTAACGCCAACTTCTCAGATAGTTGGCACTCAGGCAGTGTTCAACGTTCTGTTTGGAAGGTATAAGATGATAACCGAGGAAACAAAGAACTACGTAAAAGGTCTCTACGGCAGACCCCCTGCTCCAATAAAAGAGGAAATTAAGAAGCTTATCCTTGGAGATGAAGAACCGATAACTGTTAGACCTGCCGATTTGCTTGAACCGATGCTTGAGAAAGCGAGAAAAGAACTTAAGGAAAAGGGTTTCCTTGAGAAGGAAGAAGACGTGGTGACTTACTGCCTCTTCCCACAGGTAGCTTTGGAGTTCTTTGAACTTAGAAAGCAAGGGAAGCTCAAGCCAGTAGAAGAGAAGCCCAAGGGCAAAGTGATAAAGGTCTATGTGGGTGGAAGAGAATATGAAATTGGAGTTGAAGGGGTAAATCTTGAGGGGTTGTTTATTTCGGCTTATGTCCCTTCTGAAGCTCCTACTCTTGCTCAGGCTCCTTCAGCACCAGCTCCAGCAACAGCTTCTGCTCCGGTTCCTTCTGCTTCGGTTGGGGTTCCTTCGGCTCCAGCTCCGGCGGCTGGTGAGAATGTGGTTTCTGCGCCTATGCCTGGTAAGATTCTTAGGGTTTTGGTTAGGGAGGGTGATGAGGTTAGGGTTGGTCAGGGGTTGCTTGTGCTTGAGGCTATGAAGATGGAGAATGAGATTCCTTCACCTAGGGATGGTGTTGTGAAGAGGATTCTTGTTAAGGAAGGAGACACCGTCGACACTGGCCAACCACTAATAGAACTCACTTAA
- a CDS encoding IS6 family transposase has product MKSETIIYWVVSALKPFRRNKIPPEKKIRGVELYLRGLSYRQTARILKISHVTVWEAVQKLAEAVYKPKILAVKKQRNFIAVDETVIKINGKKRFLWAAIDVESKEVLAVWITTVRNWWVARDFILVVLKSCEGQPVFLVDRASWYKSAFKSLGLGYLHVTFGPRNSVERWFRTLKERTKRFWNNFRSEDWRRVHRFVFLFAFWYNFVRIHSSFGGPPGDFAEWLQEVMPQLS; this is encoded by the coding sequence ATGAAGTCTGAAACCATTATTTACTGGGTGGTTTCAGCCTTAAAACCCTTTCGTCGCAACAAAATCCCACCAGAAAAGAAAATCAGGGGAGTAGAATTATACCTGCGAGGCCTCAGTTACCGGCAAACCGCCAGAATCCTCAAAATCAGTCACGTAACAGTCTGGGAGGCCGTCCAAAAACTCGCAGAAGCAGTTTACAAGCCAAAAATCCTCGCAGTCAAAAAACAGCGAAACTTCATCGCAGTTGACGAAACAGTAATAAAAATCAACGGAAAGAAAAGATTCCTCTGGGCTGCAATTGACGTTGAGAGCAAGGAAGTTTTGGCAGTCTGGATTACGACTGTTAGAAACTGGTGGGTTGCCAGGGATTTCATCCTGGTTGTTTTAAAGTCGTGTGAAGGGCAGCCTGTCTTTCTGGTTGACAGGGCTAGCTGGTATAAGTCTGCTTTTAAGAGTCTGGGGTTGGGTTATCTGCATGTGACTTTCGGGCCGAGGAACAGTGTTGAGCGCTGGTTTAGGACGTTGAAGGAAAGAACAAAGCGTTTCTGGAATAATTTCAGGAGTGAGGACTGGAGAAGGGTTCATAGGTTTGTTTTTCTGTTTGCCTTCTGGTACAATTTTGTCAGAATTCATTCTAGTTTTGGTGGTCCGCCTGGTGATTTTGCTGAGTGGCTTCAGGAGGTGATGCCCCAGTTATCCTAA
- a CDS encoding carbon starvation CstA family protein, which produces MNSAVIILAAAIIYVAMYFTYGKSLQSKVVKADPNRPTPAHKLYDGVDYVPAHPVVLYGHHFASIAGAGPIVGPAVAMAWGWIPSLLWVWFGNVFIGAVHDYLALMASVRYDGKSVQWIAGKIMSKRTGVAFEVYIWFTLLLVVAAFVAVTARLLVLTPQAATATLLFLLVAIILGWMMYKMNVNFYVATAIGLILLVAAVWIGFKNPLILVPGQTDATSAAYTQAYHYWNIILMIYIIVASSLPVWVLLQPRDYLNAYILWFGLLIGGIAFIALAKPFEAPGFTMFSAKVVKGTVAVPSPFWPTVPLVIACGALSGFHSIVASGTSSKQLDKEIHGLLVGYGGMFTEGFLSTIVITAIAVYGVKLTGLSANAVEWGTQYIDKGGLGTFIGGYAQGLADMYGIDVTLGKTFATLWVSAFTLTSLDTATRLGRFAWQEVFGMVTDTSQGIWKTITNKWVASIVIAVLGTWMAWGASYQVLWPAFAGMNQLLASIAMLTAALWAYKIQKAGTWSYAVLIPALFLWITVTAGLIWYIAVVPLKGSTLIAVKGSLLVGLVLNFLLAYDFYLAWKRPAEEYEAAPA; this is translated from the coding sequence ATGAACTCGGCAGTCATTATACTGGCGGCCGCAATTATATATGTGGCCATGTATTTTACTTATGGAAAGAGCCTACAAAGCAAAGTTGTCAAAGCAGACCCAAACAGGCCAACACCAGCACACAAGCTTTATGACGGTGTCGACTACGTTCCAGCACACCCAGTAGTTCTTTATGGGCACCACTTCGCAAGTATCGCTGGAGCAGGGCCAATAGTTGGTCCTGCTGTGGCAATGGCGTGGGGATGGATACCATCGTTGCTTTGGGTATGGTTTGGAAACGTCTTCATTGGAGCAGTGCACGATTACTTGGCTTTGATGGCTTCAGTGAGATATGATGGGAAGTCCGTGCAGTGGATTGCTGGAAAGATAATGAGCAAAAGAACTGGAGTTGCATTTGAGGTTTACATATGGTTCACATTGCTATTAGTGGTTGCAGCGTTTGTAGCTGTTACGGCAAGACTGTTGGTCTTGACTCCACAAGCCGCAACGGCAACACTGTTGTTCCTCCTAGTGGCAATCATTCTAGGATGGATGATGTATAAGATGAACGTAAACTTCTACGTCGCAACGGCTATAGGTTTAATACTCCTTGTTGCTGCAGTGTGGATTGGCTTTAAGAACCCATTAATTCTCGTCCCGGGACAGACAGACGCAACAAGTGCTGCTTACACTCAAGCATACCACTACTGGAACATTATATTGATGATTTACATCATTGTGGCATCTTCACTGCCGGTATGGGTACTTCTCCAGCCCAGAGACTACCTGAACGCTTACATCCTCTGGTTCGGACTCCTAATTGGAGGTATAGCATTCATAGCCCTTGCAAAGCCATTTGAAGCTCCAGGATTTACAATGTTCTCAGCAAAAGTCGTTAAAGGAACCGTAGCTGTGCCATCACCGTTCTGGCCTACGGTCCCATTGGTGATTGCATGTGGTGCCCTGAGCGGTTTCCACTCCATAGTTGCCTCTGGAACGTCGTCAAAGCAGCTTGACAAAGAGATCCATGGATTGCTAGTTGGCTACGGTGGAATGTTCACTGAGGGATTCCTTTCAACAATAGTCATTACGGCTATAGCTGTTTACGGTGTTAAGCTCACCGGACTAAGCGCAAATGCAGTAGAATGGGGAACCCAATACATAGACAAGGGTGGACTTGGGACTTTCATCGGAGGCTATGCTCAAGGACTTGCAGACATGTACGGAATAGACGTCACACTTGGAAAGACATTTGCGACCCTTTGGGTTTCAGCGTTCACATTGACCTCTCTTGACACTGCCACAAGGCTTGGAAGGTTTGCATGGCAGGAAGTCTTTGGAATGGTAACCGATACAAGCCAAGGAATATGGAAGACCATTACAAACAAGTGGGTTGCCTCGATAGTAATCGCGGTACTTGGAACTTGGATGGCATGGGGTGCTAGTTACCAAGTTCTCTGGCCAGCATTTGCCGGTATGAACCAGCTGTTGGCTTCAATTGCAATGTTGACAGCGGCCTTATGGGCGTACAAGATACAAAAAGCTGGAACATGGAGCTATGCCGTCTTAATTCCAGCACTCTTCCTATGGATAACAGTTACGGCAGGTCTTATATGGTACATAGCAGTAGTTCCACTCAAAGGAAGCACCTTAATAGCTGTGAAGGGTTCACTTCTAGTAGGTCTAGTGCTTAACTTCCTCCTAGCGTATGACTTCTACCTTGCCTGGAAGAGACCAGCCGAAGAATACGAGGCGGCTCCAGCGTGA
- a CDS encoding ArsA family ATPase, whose protein sequence is MRDYLVPKEGFRVLFFIGKGGVGKTTSSAAVSLALAKKGYKTLIVSIDPAHNLGDVFEVKLNDKPKEIAENLYAMELDMEKLIKAYLKHLEENLKHMYRYLTVINLEKYFEVLSFSPGIEEYATLEAIREILQKGNEWDVIVFDTPPTGLTLRVLALPEIALIWTEKLIEIRKKILEKRRAIENIQGERKFVIEGEEYRLPSREEEDPVMKELKQYKAEISFVRNVVTNPKKTSVIAVMNPEMLPLYETERAYEALRKFKIPFNLVVVNKVIELEEEVPRIRVKMEAQRKVLGEIGEKFRGIDIVTVPMFEEEPRGLNWLEKVGGLIVGD, encoded by the coding sequence ATGAGAGACTATTTGGTTCCAAAAGAAGGATTCAGGGTCTTATTCTTCATTGGAAAGGGAGGAGTTGGAAAAACAACGAGCTCAGCTGCAGTATCGCTTGCCCTCGCAAAAAAAGGATACAAAACTCTGATAGTCTCAATAGACCCGGCCCACAACTTAGGTGATGTGTTTGAGGTAAAGCTAAACGACAAGCCGAAGGAAATAGCTGAGAACCTTTATGCAATGGAACTCGACATGGAAAAGCTCATTAAAGCCTATTTAAAGCATCTTGAGGAGAATTTAAAGCATATGTATAGGTATCTTACCGTCATAAACCTTGAGAAGTATTTTGAGGTTCTCAGCTTCTCTCCGGGTATAGAAGAATATGCAACTCTTGAAGCAATCAGAGAGATACTGCAAAAAGGGAATGAATGGGATGTCATAGTATTTGATACACCTCCAACTGGATTAACTTTAAGGGTATTGGCCCTTCCTGAAATTGCTCTCATCTGGACAGAGAAGCTCATAGAGATAAGAAAAAAGATTTTAGAAAAGAGGAGGGCAATTGAGAACATACAGGGAGAGAGGAAGTTCGTGATTGAAGGTGAAGAATATAGGCTTCCAAGTAGGGAGGAAGAAGATCCCGTGATGAAGGAGCTTAAGCAATATAAAGCTGAGATAAGTTTTGTCCGAAATGTTGTTACAAATCCAAAAAAGACCAGTGTTATAGCGGTGATGAATCCCGAAATGCTACCGTTGTATGAGACGGAGAGGGCTTACGAGGCTTTAAGAAAGTTCAAAATTCCCTTTAATCTGGTTGTTGTCAACAAAGTCATTGAGCTTGAGGAAGAAGTTCCAAGGATAAGGGTGAAGATGGAGGCTCAAAGAAAAGTGCTTGGAGAAATAGGGGAAAAATTCAGGGGAATAGATATCGTTACAGTACCTATGTTTGAGGAAGAGCCGAGAGGGTTAAACTGGCTTGAGAAAGTTGGAGGGTTAATAGTTGGAGATTGA
- a CDS encoding iron-sulfur cluster assembly protein encodes MEIDEIYEELRKVKEPISGEDIVSLGIVSLIRKEDNKIIIFLGLARRTPRHPFEMAVNWAVHARIVKDIVKVLEGKVNFEIIDDMTFQRYYPIEEV; translated from the coding sequence TTGGAGATTGATGAAATTTATGAGGAGCTCAGGAAGGTGAAGGAACCTATAAGCGGGGAGGATATAGTTAGTCTGGGAATTGTGAGTTTGATCAGGAAAGAAGACAACAAAATAATAATCTTCCTTGGATTAGCGAGAAGAACGCCTAGGCATCCGTTTGAGATGGCGGTTAATTGGGCAGTTCATGCAAGGATAGTTAAGGATATAGTAAAGGTTTTAGAGGGAAAAGTAAACTTTGAGATAATCGATGACATGACGTTTCAAAGATATTACCCAATAGAGGAGGTTTAA
- a CDS encoding NOL1/NOP2/sun family putative RNA methylase, producing MIERLFSLGYSKEFAERYFELWGERALKIAEAMEKPLPRCFRVNTLRIEIPRLTKMLNKKGFQFRRVPWAREGFCLTREPFSITSTPEYLGGLLYVQEASSMYPPVALDPKPGEVVADMAAAPGGKTSYLAQLMENKGVIYAFDVGEDRLKETRLNLSRLGVTNTILFHKSSLYMGELEIEFDKILLDAPCTGSGTIHKNPERKTNRTLEDIKFCQNLQMQMVKVALENLKEGGVLVYSTCSLEPEENEFVVQWALDNFDIELLPLKYGEPALTAPFGIELSEELSKARRFYPDKHNTSGFFVAKIRKKG from the coding sequence ATGATAGAGAGACTTTTCAGCCTTGGATACTCAAAGGAGTTTGCAGAGAGATACTTTGAGTTATGGGGCGAGAGGGCTTTAAAAATAGCTGAGGCCATGGAAAAACCCCTGCCTAGATGTTTTAGAGTTAACACCCTTCGTATTGAGATTCCGAGACTTACCAAAATGCTGAACAAAAAAGGTTTTCAATTTAGGCGTGTTCCTTGGGCAAGAGAGGGTTTCTGCTTAACTAGGGAACCTTTTTCCATAACCTCCACGCCAGAGTACCTTGGCGGTCTGCTGTACGTTCAGGAAGCATCTTCTATGTACCCACCGGTAGCCTTAGACCCAAAGCCGGGAGAAGTCGTTGCAGACATGGCAGCCGCTCCGGGTGGAAAAACCTCATATCTTGCCCAGCTTATGGAAAATAAGGGGGTTATATATGCATTTGATGTTGGGGAGGATAGGCTTAAGGAAACAAGGCTAAACCTCTCCCGGCTGGGAGTTACGAACACAATCCTTTTCCACAAAAGCTCTCTCTACATGGGAGAGCTGGAAATTGAGTTTGATAAGATTCTTCTCGATGCACCCTGCACGGGCTCGGGAACCATTCACAAAAACCCAGAAAGAAAGACAAACAGAACACTGGAAGACATAAAGTTCTGTCAGAACCTGCAAATGCAAATGGTAAAGGTCGCTTTAGAGAACCTCAAGGAGGGGGGAGTGTTAGTTTATTCTACCTGTTCTTTAGAGCCAGAGGAGAATGAGTTTGTTGTTCAGTGGGCTCTGGACAACTTTGATATTGAGCTTCTCCCCCTTAAGTACGGTGAACCAGCTCTAACAGCACCCTTTGGGATAGAGCTTAGCGAGGAGCTCAGCAAGGCGAGGAGATTTTATCCAGATAAGCATAATACAAGCGGATTTTTTGTTGCAAAAATAAGAAAGAAGGGCTAA
- a CDS encoding metallophosphoesterase family protein encodes MILNLPSFLRRRGLPKELLESKEAKIMHISDTPDNIYPFILNLIEKTMPEYIIHTGDLVDNIKLERRPELKERYAERVKELLDILENSGAEVYIVPGNEDSEEVLKKLAKKAQIVQPGDIIKIGSLKLALTHDPGQLSPPKNVDFILYGHNFRKLYHGLNGLLNVNFILLGSKRVVRVNYPDGTNFERGYKPMRGL; translated from the coding sequence ATGATACTAAACCTACCGAGCTTCTTAAGAAGAAGAGGACTGCCAAAGGAACTACTGGAGAGTAAAGAGGCCAAGATAATGCACATAAGTGATACTCCTGACAATATATATCCTTTCATTTTGAACTTAATAGAAAAAACTATGCCAGAATACATCATCCATACTGGAGACCTTGTGGACAACATAAAACTCGAAAGAAGGCCTGAACTAAAAGAGCGGTATGCTGAGAGGGTAAAAGAGCTGTTGGACATACTTGAAAATTCCGGAGCTGAGGTGTATATTGTTCCGGGAAACGAAGACAGTGAAGAAGTCCTCAAAAAACTCGCCAAAAAAGCCCAGATAGTACAGCCCGGCGACATAATTAAGATAGGTAGCCTAAAGCTTGCCCTAACACATGACCCCGGCCAGCTAAGTCCTCCAAAAAATGTCGATTTCATTCTCTACGGGCACAACTTCAGGAAGCTCTATCATGGCCTAAATGGGCTTTTAAACGTGAACTTCATCCTTTTGGGAAGCAAAAGAGTTGTTAGGGTTAACTACCCGGATGGTACGAATTTTGAACGGGGGTACAAACCAATGAGGGGATTGTGA
- a CDS encoding saccharopine dehydrogenase family protein: MSILVLGAGNVGKVIAYDLSNDFEVWAGDRDLSRLEDVKTYANPIKVDASDFGSLVETIKGFDLVVGALPGRFGFRTLKAAIKAGVDIVDVSFMPENPLSLREDAVKANMTAVVDAGFAPGLSNVFLGRIYQELNPLEEGIIRVGGLPKIPKPPLYYKITWSPYDLIEEYTRKARIVKDGEVVEVAPLERIWKVKLKDFEFEEFVSDGLRTLIETVNANHLEERTLRWPGHLEKMKVLKELGFFEEENVDFTLKVIAPLMNYESEDFSIMEVYGRGYQNGKEKEIRYILYDEAKDGFTSMARVTGFTAAIISRIVMGGECAYGVIPPEVLGMRDDTYSKIMQEIKKRNIHVEVMEGAPSDNSR; this comes from the coding sequence ATGAGCATCTTAGTATTAGGAGCTGGCAATGTTGGAAAGGTGATAGCCTATGATCTGAGCAATGATTTTGAAGTCTGGGCAGGGGATAGAGACTTGAGTCGATTGGAAGACGTGAAAACCTATGCTAATCCGATAAAGGTAGACGCCTCTGACTTTGGAAGCTTGGTAGAGACAATAAAGGGCTTTGATCTTGTTGTAGGCGCTCTTCCAGGGAGGTTTGGATTTAGAACTCTAAAAGCTGCCATAAAAGCTGGAGTAGATATTGTAGACGTTTCTTTTATGCCTGAAAACCCATTATCTCTTAGGGAAGATGCTGTAAAAGCAAATATGACAGCTGTTGTTGATGCAGGTTTTGCTCCGGGGCTCAGCAATGTCTTCTTGGGGAGGATATACCAAGAGCTAAACCCTCTTGAAGAGGGAATAATCCGTGTAGGTGGGCTTCCAAAAATCCCAAAGCCGCCCCTTTACTATAAAATCACCTGGTCGCCGTATGACCTAATCGAAGAATACACAAGAAAGGCAAGAATCGTAAAGGATGGTGAAGTTGTAGAAGTAGCCCCACTGGAAAGAATCTGGAAAGTAAAGCTCAAAGATTTCGAATTTGAAGAGTTTGTAAGTGATGGTCTGAGAACCCTTATTGAGACAGTAAATGCAAATCATCTCGAGGAGAGAACCCTCAGGTGGCCCGGACATCTGGAAAAAATGAAAGTCCTGAAAGAGCTCGGATTTTTTGAGGAAGAAAACGTTGATTTTACGCTTAAGGTCATTGCTCCGCTGATGAACTACGAGAGTGAGGACTTTTCGATAATGGAAGTCTACGGCAGAGGGTACCAAAATGGAAAAGAGAAGGAAATTAGGTACATCCTTTATGATGAAGCAAAGGATGGCTTTACTTCTATGGCGAGAGTGACGGGGTTCACAGCCGCTATAATTTCCAGAATCGTTATGGGTGGGGAATGTGCATACGGAGTAATTCCTCCCGAAGTCTTGGGGATGAGAGACGACACGTATTCAAAGATAATGCAGGAAATAAAGAAAAGAAATATCCACGTGGAGGTGATGGAAGGTGCTCCATCTGATAATAGCCGATAG
- a CDS encoding 16S rRNA methyltransferase, whose product MLHLIIADSELELVPEKIKDHPSVVNYAKKRGKKPDEVLLDSTYHHSALKMLEDGDRRGRPDIVHFCLINALESILNKEGELRVYVHTRNNEVIYIKPETRLPRNYNRFVGLMESLFKDKVVPKGLELLRMEKKTLLELLGEIKPDGVFIMHETGNLLTPKELGERLVSYTSPAVVVGGFPHGDFLSEVEGEKVSIYREPLMAWTVVNEVLINYERSLLW is encoded by the coding sequence GTGCTCCATCTGATAATAGCCGATAGTGAACTCGAACTTGTCCCGGAAAAGATAAAGGATCACCCCTCAGTTGTCAACTATGCAAAGAAGAGGGGAAAGAAGCCGGATGAAGTGCTCCTTGATTCAACATACCACCATTCAGCACTCAAAATGTTAGAAGATGGAGACAGAAGGGGAAGGCCGGATATAGTTCATTTCTGCCTTATAAACGCCCTTGAGAGTATATTGAACAAGGAGGGGGAGCTTAGGGTTTATGTGCACACAAGGAACAATGAGGTTATCTACATTAAACCCGAAACCCGGCTTCCGCGGAATTATAACCGTTTTGTAGGGCTGATGGAAAGCCTTTTCAAAGACAAAGTCGTTCCTAAGGGTCTTGAACTTCTGAGGATGGAGAAAAAGACGCTTTTGGAGCTCCTTGGGGAGATAAAGCCAGACGGTGTTTTCATAATGCATGAAACTGGGAATTTATTGACTCCTAAAGAGCTCGGAGAAAGGCTGGTCAGTTATACTTCACCGGCTGTTGTTGTTGGGGGCTTTCCCCATGGGGACTTTTTGAGTGAAGTGGAGGGAGAAAAGGTCAGCATTTACAGGGAACCTTTGATGGCGTGGACCGTTGTCAACGAAGTTTTGATAAACTATGAGAGGAGTTTGCTCTGGTGA
- a CDS encoding translation initiation factor IF-5A produces MGDKTRVQVSKLKPGRYILIDDEPCRITNITVSSPGKHGSAKARIDAVGIFDGKVRSIVKPTSAEVDVPIIDKRTGQIIAITPDTVQLMDMETYELFDVPIATGVDDEIKDKLREGINVEYWETLGRIKIMKLKGESE; encoded by the coding sequence ATGGGAGACAAAACCAGAGTTCAGGTTAGTAAGCTCAAACCTGGAAGATACATCCTTATTGATGACGAACCCTGCAGGATAACCAACATTACAGTTTCATCCCCGGGTAAGCACGGTTCAGCAAAGGCAAGAATTGACGCTGTTGGAATATTTGACGGCAAGGTTAGGAGCATCGTGAAGCCAACAAGCGCTGAAGTTGATGTCCCAATTATCGACAAAAGGACTGGGCAGATTATAGCAATCACTCCAGACACAGTCCAGCTCATGGACATGGAGACCTACGAGCTCTTTGACGTCCCAATAGCAACGGGCGTTGATGACGAGATCAAGGACAAGCTTAGAGAGGGCATTAACGTTGAATACTGGGAAACCCTTGGCAGAATAAAGATAATGAAGCTCAAGGGAGAAAGCGAGTGA
- the speB gene encoding agmatinase gives MELLYTYETLKLEFPMSSIEEADFVILGIPFDGTTSYKPGTRFGPTLIRQATLNLESYILDYDIDIAEVKIADVGDLAIVAGNPLETIKRGIETIEEIKKANPKVVPIILGGEHSMTFAPVKALKPKSYVVFDAHLDLRESYEDNPWNHACVARRISELGIKVAEFGIRSGTKEEVEYAREVDIPWVHARNYTVERFKEIVKDLPEPVYVSVDIDVFDLSMVPSTGTPEAGGLRFWEVVEALEWLMKNKKVIGFDIMEVAGMELGDVTALTAAKLLFYMIGMLSK, from the coding sequence ATGGAGTTACTCTATACCTACGAGACACTAAAGCTTGAATTCCCAATGAGCAGTATTGAGGAAGCTGACTTTGTAATCCTCGGCATCCCATTCGACGGAACGACCTCTTACAAACCCGGAACAAGGTTCGGGCCTACGCTGATAAGGCAGGCCACGCTCAATCTTGAGAGCTACATTCTGGACTACGACATTGATATTGCAGAGGTAAAGATAGCCGATGTTGGTGATTTAGCAATCGTCGCTGGTAACCCTCTTGAAACCATAAAAAGAGGCATTGAAACTATAGAAGAAATAAAGAAAGCTAATCCCAAGGTCGTGCCCATAATCTTGGGCGGTGAGCACTCAATGACTTTCGCTCCAGTGAAGGCATTAAAACCGAAAAGCTACGTGGTTTTTGATGCCCACCTCGATTTAAGGGAGAGCTATGAAGACAATCCATGGAACCATGCATGCGTCGCCAGAAGGATTTCAGAACTTGGGATAAAAGTTGCCGAGTTTGGAATAAGGAGCGGCACAAAAGAGGAAGTGGAGTATGCCAGAGAGGTTGACATACCTTGGGTTCATGCAAGGAACTACACCGTTGAAAGGTTCAAAGAGATTGTAAAAGACCTTCCAGAGCCGGTATATGTTTCAGTAGACATAGACGTCTTTGACCTTTCAATGGTTCCTTCAACTGGGACTCCAGAAGCTGGCGGATTGAGGTTCTGGGAAGTCGTAGAGGCACTGGAATGGTTGATGAAGAACAAAAAGGTCATAGGTTTCGATATAATGGAAGTTGCAGGAATGGAGCTTGGGGATGTTACAGCTTTAACCGCCGCAAAGCTTCTCTTTTACATGATTGGAATGCTTTCAAAATGA